One part of the Conexibacter woesei Iso977N genome encodes these proteins:
- a CDS encoding sulfate ABC transporter substrate-binding protein — MKSKLLLSTLAIGALAVAGCGGSSDSSDSSSASAGGSSSGSKGSISLVAYSTPEVVYDQIIPDFQKTADGRGIGFKTSYGASGDQSRAVAAGQKADVVALSLAPDVDKLVDPKLVPADWVDQTAADGGKGGFVSTSLVSFVVRKGNPKGIHGWDDLLKPGVKVVTPNPFTSGSAKWNLMGAYQHGGIGYVKKLLTDHVPVQPKSGREALQTFTGGEGDVLISYENEYYTAVKKGEKDIQLVQPQDTFLIQNPIAATSSATPAARAFVKYVFSDAAQQHFADWGYRPVVASVLEKNKSRFPDPKTVKTIDDFGGWKKVNDELFDPEKGSVAKIEDDAGVSTAK; from the coding sequence GTGAAGTCCAAGCTCCTGCTCTCCACGCTCGCCATCGGCGCCCTCGCGGTCGCCGGCTGCGGCGGCTCGTCCGACTCGAGCGACAGCTCGTCCGCGTCCGCGGGCGGCAGCTCCAGCGGCTCGAAGGGCTCGATCTCGCTGGTCGCCTACTCGACCCCCGAGGTCGTCTACGACCAGATCATCCCCGACTTCCAGAAGACCGCCGACGGCAGGGGCATCGGCTTCAAGACCTCCTACGGCGCGTCCGGCGACCAGTCGCGTGCGGTCGCCGCGGGCCAGAAGGCCGACGTCGTCGCGCTCTCGCTCGCGCCCGACGTCGACAAGCTCGTCGACCCCAAGCTGGTCCCGGCCGACTGGGTCGACCAGACCGCGGCCGACGGCGGCAAGGGCGGCTTCGTCTCCACGTCGCTGGTCTCGTTCGTGGTGCGCAAGGGCAACCCGAAGGGCATCCACGGCTGGGACGACCTCCTCAAGCCCGGCGTCAAGGTCGTCACCCCGAACCCGTTCACGTCCGGCTCCGCGAAGTGGAACCTGATGGGCGCCTACCAGCACGGCGGCATCGGCTACGTCAAGAAGCTGCTCACCGACCACGTCCCCGTGCAGCCGAAGTCCGGCCGCGAGGCGCTGCAGACGTTCACCGGCGGCGAGGGCGACGTCCTCATCTCCTACGAGAACGAGTACTACACCGCGGTCAAGAAGGGCGAGAAGGACATCCAGCTCGTCCAGCCGCAGGACACGTTCCTGATCCAGAACCCGATCGCCGCCACGTCGTCGGCCACGCCGGCCGCCAGGGCGTTCGTCAAGTACGTGTTCTCCGACGCCGCCCAGCAGCACTTCGCCGACTGGGGCTACCGCCCGGTCGTCGCGTCGGTGCTGGAGAAGAACAAGTCCAGGTTCCCCGATCCCAAGACCGTCAAGACCATCGACGACTTCGGTGGTTGGAAGAAGGTCAACGACGAGCTGTTCGACCCCGAGAAGGGCTCGGTCGCCAAGATCGAGGACGACGCGGGCGTCTCGACG